The sequence GGAATGCCATTTAGCATTACAATTGTTGATAAACCAGGAAATTTAAGAGCATTTGCAGCAATGGATGGTGCTCTTCCATTAAGTATCGAAGTCGCTCAAAATAAAGCCTTCTCTGCAGCTGTATATAACCGAGCAACGCATGAATGGTATGACAGAATTAAGGATGATCCGCCATTGCTACACGGAATTGTTCATACAGAAAGATTGGTCATCTTTGGCGGAGGCTACCCAATTAAAATCAATGGAGAGCTAATCGGAGGCATCGGCGTTAGCGGCGGTCACTACACACATGATATGCAAGTATGTGAAGCGGCATTAGAAGTGTTAAAAAACCTAGAATAAGGAAGATGAGAGATTATGGAAACTTTTGACTTAATCATATTGGGTGGCGGATTAGCTGGAATGTGTGCAGCTGTTGAGGCAGGAGAAGAAGGCGCAAGCGTCCTTCTTCTCGAAAAACAGGATGAGCTTGGCGGCAGCACCGTTCTTAGTTCGGGATATATGGCGTTTTCTGGTACAGATATGCAAGAGAATGCTGGAATTACAGATTCAGTTGAATCACTAATGAGCGATTTGATTGAGGTTGGCGGGGGCGTCAATAACCCTGAGTTAATTAAAACTTATGGTCAGTATCAATTTGAAACGTATCAATGGCTTAAAGACCATGGAGTCGAATTCCGAACACTGCAAGCCGTAAGCGGACATAGTGTACCGCGCGGGCATACGATTGATCCGCATCAAGGAATTCAGGCGTTATATAAACGAGTGAAGGAGCTTCCAAATGTAACGATCCGCTTTAATTCTCCTGCAAAGAGGCTTTTAAAGAACAAAGAAAACATCATTGATCGTGTTTTATACGAAACAGAAGCTGAAAGCGTTAT is a genomic window of Niallia sp. XMNu-256 containing:
- a CDS encoding heme-binding protein, yielding MEKVVKRMENIVTTVESKSISLDLANKMIEAAVAKGKELGMPFSITIVDKPGNLRAFAAMDGALPLSIEVAQNKAFSAAVYNRATHEWYDRIKDDPPLLHGIVHTERLVIFGGGYPIKINGELIGGIGVSGGHYTHDMQVCEAALEVLKNLE